In the genome of Phlebotomus papatasi isolate M1 chromosome 2, Ppap_2.1, whole genome shotgun sequence, one region contains:
- the LOC129803793 gene encoding uncharacterized protein LOC129803793 isoform X2, with amino-acid sequence MPFKVVKTIENGLVYVEAVPSGWEINGILSWPTSGNIERFRSNANSLPGENWITCPCVVISTHETFREAIHMERLLEKVSTESEDEILKSVPQRRRKKHYGCSEDLPKPVDYNKMIAELSSQPSQPQSQTMGCNETQDDTELTSQQSISGHVKNLAHLQISTDHMNLASENPPNLRFLQISENGNAMPSDHLPVLENLQEITLTAHGIQGQEEASSQTCHCYGLIENVFNKVESLEGKVAKLTDHAVKNSDKLDRTLLLLSQGHTSRSDCELLVSSAEEIGELPLSTEEGLDEFEKKLCDQTLRKRFINHMKTFGGTSGKCESEKIAFKIVDIIFTRNLLKLIGRPSTWN; translated from the exons ATGCCATTTAAGGTAGTAAAAACGATAGAAAATGGGCTCGTGTACGTGGAGGCTGTACCTTCCGGATGGGAAATTAATGGGATTTTGTCCTGGCCAACTTCTGGCAACATTGAGCGTTTCAGATCAAACGCAAATTCCCTACCAG gagaaaattggatTACTTGTCCATGTGTAGTGATATCGACTCATGAAACCTTCAGAGAAGCAATTCATATGGAGCGTCTTCTGGAAAAAGTGAGCACTGAAAGCGAAGATGAGATTCTAAAAAGTGTTCCTCAGAGAAGACGCAAGAAGCATTATGGATGCTCCGAAGATCTACCAAAGCCAGTAGACTACAACAAGATGATAGCTGAACTTTCTTCCCAGCCCTCCCAGCCTCAAAGTCAGACAATGGGGTGCAATGAAACCCAAGATGACACAGAATTAACTTCTCAGCAGAGTATTTCAGGACACGTTAAAAACCTCGCACATCTTCAGATTTCTACTGACCACATGAATCTGGCTTCAGAAAATCCACCAAATCTGCGATTTCTTCAGATATCAGAAAATGGAAACGCTATGCCATCTGATCATCTTCCAGTGTTGGAGAATTTGCAGGAGATAACTTTAACTGCTCATGGTATACAGGGACAAGAGGAAGCTTCATCTCAAACCTGTCATTGCTATGGATTGATTGAAAATGTATTTAACAAAG TTGAATCTCTTGAAGGAAAAGTCGCAAAACTCACTGACCACGCAGTAAAAAATTCAGATAAGTTGGACAGGACTCTTCTACTCCTTTCACAAGGTCACACCTCAAGAAGCGACTGTGAACTCCTTGTCTCTTCAGCCGAAGAAATCGGAGAACTTCCCCTGTCAACAGAAGAAGGACTAGATGAATTTGAGAAAAAGCTATGTGATCAAACCCTCAGGAAAAGGTTCATTAATCATATGAAGACTTTTGGTGGGACTTCAGGGAAATGTGAAAGTGAAAAAATTGCTTTCAAAATTGTTGATATCATCTTTACACGCAATTTGTTAAAACTAATTGGCAGGCCATCAACATGGAACTGA
- the LOC129803793 gene encoding uncharacterized protein LOC129803793 isoform X1: protein MGSCTWRLYLPDGKLMGFCPGQLLATLSVSDQTQIPYQVCTIKRFFFTNLKLFLVFFLGENWITCPCVVISTHETFREAIHMERLLEKVSTESEDEILKSVPQRRRKKHYGCSEDLPKPVDYNKMIAELSSQPSQPQSQTMGCNETQDDTELTSQQSISGHVKNLAHLQISTDHMNLASENPPNLRFLQISENGNAMPSDHLPVLENLQEITLTAHGIQGQEEASSQTCHCYGLIENVFNKVESLEGKVAKLTDHAVKNSDKLDRTLLLLSQGHTSRSDCELLVSSAEEIGELPLSTEEGLDEFEKKLCDQTLRKRFINHMKTFGGTSGKCESEKIAFKIVDIIFTRNLLKLIGRPSTWN from the exons ATGGGCTCGTGTACGTGGAGGCTGTACCTTCCGGATGGGAAATTAATGGGATTTTGTCCTGGCCAACTTCTGGCAACATTGAGCGTTTCAGATCAAACGCAAATTCCCTACCAGGTTTGTACAATAAAAAGATTCTTTTTCAcgaatttaaaactttttcttgtattttttttaggagaaaattggatTACTTGTCCATGTGTAGTGATATCGACTCATGAAACCTTCAGAGAAGCAATTCATATGGAGCGTCTTCTGGAAAAAGTGAGCACTGAAAGCGAAGATGAGATTCTAAAAAGTGTTCCTCAGAGAAGACGCAAGAAGCATTATGGATGCTCCGAAGATCTACCAAAGCCAGTAGACTACAACAAGATGATAGCTGAACTTTCTTCCCAGCCCTCCCAGCCTCAAAGTCAGACAATGGGGTGCAATGAAACCCAAGATGACACAGAATTAACTTCTCAGCAGAGTATTTCAGGACACGTTAAAAACCTCGCACATCTTCAGATTTCTACTGACCACATGAATCTGGCTTCAGAAAATCCACCAAATCTGCGATTTCTTCAGATATCAGAAAATGGAAACGCTATGCCATCTGATCATCTTCCAGTGTTGGAGAATTTGCAGGAGATAACTTTAACTGCTCATGGTATACAGGGACAAGAGGAAGCTTCATCTCAAACCTGTCATTGCTATGGATTGATTGAAAATGTATTTAACAAAG TTGAATCTCTTGAAGGAAAAGTCGCAAAACTCACTGACCACGCAGTAAAAAATTCAGATAAGTTGGACAGGACTCTTCTACTCCTTTCACAAGGTCACACCTCAAGAAGCGACTGTGAACTCCTTGTCTCTTCAGCCGAAGAAATCGGAGAACTTCCCCTGTCAACAGAAGAAGGACTAGATGAATTTGAGAAAAAGCTATGTGATCAAACCCTCAGGAAAAGGTTCATTAATCATATGAAGACTTTTGGTGGGACTTCAGGGAAATGTGAAAGTGAAAAAATTGCTTTCAAAATTGTTGATATCATCTTTACACGCAATTTGTTAAAACTAATTGGCAGGCCATCAACATGGAACTGA